One segment of Solanum lycopersicum chromosome 1, SLM_r2.1 DNA contains the following:
- the LOC101262036 gene encoding NDR1/HIN1-like protein 1 encodes MSDKKCSHHKSKKKKLIRRIFAGVLIFLFLALLTILIVWAVLHPKKPRFILQDTTIFTFNVSAPNIFSTSIQTTIYARNPNSKIGIYYDSMHVYATYHNQQITYYTQIPQVYQGHKDVNIWSPFVYGNNIPIAPYNGPGLSEDQQNGGVWLDFKIDGRVKWKVGSITTGHYHLHVTCSAYVPLGDRPGYGGVMVGNNAVKYQLARDCSVSV; translated from the coding sequence ATGTCGGATAAAAAGTGTAGCCACCACAAGAGCAAGAAGAAAAAGCTAATTCGACGTATTTTTGCTGGAGTTCTTATCTTCCTCTTCTTAGCTCTTCTCACTATCCTCATAGTATGGGCCGTACTTCACCCCAAAAAACCTCGTTTCATTCTCCAAGACACAACTATCTTTACCTTCAACGTATCCGCCCCAAACATCTTCTCGACCTCTATCCAAACCACAATATATGCTCGAAACCCTAATAGCAAAATCGGAATTTATTATGATAGCATGCATGTATACGCTACGTATCATAATCAACAAATCACGTATTACACGCAGATACCCCAGGTGTATCAAGGCCATAAGGATGTGAACATATGGTCCCCGTTTGTTTATGGGAATAACATCCCGATCGCTCCGTATAACGGGCCGGGCCTGTCAGAGGATCAACAAAACGGTGGCGTTTGGTTGGATTTTAAGATTGATGGACGGGTAAAATGGAAAGTGGGGTCCATAACAACGGGCCATTACCATCTGCATGTCACGTGCTCTGCTTACGTGCCACTTGGTGATCGGCCCGGTTACGGAGGGGTTATGGTTGGAAATAACGCCGTTAAGTATCAACTAGCCCGGGATTGCTCCGTCAGTGTTTGA
- the LOC101261735 gene encoding NDR1/HIN1-like protein 3: MPEPHLNGAYYGPSIQPPLKTYHRPGHGGGGGGCCCNPFTCCCSCIFNCICTCIFQILCTLLIIIAVVGFILWFVLRPNKVNFHISDASLTQFDFSTKNNTLHYDLHLNVSIRNPNKRIGIYYDSIEARAMYHGQNFSIVKPDPFYQGHKNTTDLNLVFTGQDSVQLGSEYNIEKDTGVYQIGLRLYLRIRFKFIWIKTKKIKPIINCDLKVPFKGNGTFKRTQCNLDW; encoded by the coding sequence ATGCCGGAGCCCCACTTGAACGGAGCTTATTACGGCCCTTCAATTCAACCGCCGTTAAAAACCTACCACCGTCCAGGACACGGCGGCGGCGGCGGAGGCTGCTGTTGCAATCCATTCACCTGCTGTTGCAGCTGTATCTTCAACTGCATCTGCACTTGCATCTTCCAAATCCTCTGTACTCTCTTAATCATCATTGCCGTCGTCGGATTCATCCTCTGGTTCGTTCTCCGTCCAAACAAGGTAAATTTCCATATCTCCGATGCTTCATTAACTCAATTCGATTTCTCAACTAAAAACAACACTCTTCACTACGATCTACATCTCAACGTCTCGATTCGAAACCCTAATAAACGAATTGGGATTTACTATGATTCAATTGAAGCTAGGGCTATGTATCACGGCCAAAATTTCTCGATTGTGAAACCCGACCCGTTTTATCAGGGTCACAAAAACACTACCGATTTGAATTTGGTGTTTACGGGTCAGGATTCGGTTCAATTAGGATCCGAATATAATATTGAGAAGGATACTGGGGTTTATCAAATTGGATTAAGGCTTTATTTGAGGATTaggtttaaatttatttggattaaGACTAAGAAGATTAAGCCAATAATTAATTGTGATTTAAAAGTACCATTTAAAGGTAATGGTACTTTTAAGAGGACTCAATGTAATCTTGATTggtaa